One part of the Marinobacterium rhizophilum genome encodes these proteins:
- a CDS encoding response regulator: protein MISLLPMVLFALVLGGYFISTRIDDTQHSLLERGQSISRLLASASEFGLMLGNHELLRNLGKGMSQEPDIADVVFLDNRFELITRTRAFDLQLRPQGPFVYQDNTRWYFAQPVQVTGISFQDFPEYPDAKDRLDTIGWVLVILSDEQTRSRQRSILLTGLLLMIGTFALTGVIALRFGNRITQPIQGLSHVVERLQDGQLDTRAEVSLTGELRTLARGINRMAARIQESNAMMETKVDTTTKRLRATLNHLETKNQELETARFKADSANRAKDEFLARMSHELRTPMTSVLGFARLLDDTDVNEEQREYTRIINQTSTVLLSIIDDILDLSKLESNAIKLEQIPLNPEELLLDVLEMQAPTAHGKGLDLVLYHAPGTPDRLQGDPTRLRQIVTNLVANAIKFTEKGDVQVFTRADILSPQQCVLHIRVQDSGIGIAESQKSKLFKAFTQADTSITRRFGGSGLGLVITQKLVALMDGKIKLGSELGKGTEISLSIPFNYSEPAAIPLPAALPASTRILLYEPHQLTRKSLQALLLRQQLHADIALNFDDFCRRALHYNCLIWGGSPDMDAERATPLLQRLRLVYQARLIILCANSASQMRLDDQTLIVHKPVRPRNLQRALQHEACATLVSPASETAPSSNLDVLIAEDNDLNRLLIMKILSRAGIHARQAISGLEVLEAVKQQQPDLILMDVHMPGMDGIEATRRLRTTLPELPIIALTANVVPREHQALQKAGITKIMFKPINEAELLAAVKRHCSSLAKGPVVATTDAAGSALVSHNEILQEIQQQLAACQQGVMRRDIAKMRHHAHQLLGISGLCEWPEFEALTAEFHQCVIIGSPQRELWQAFWRLQRLSRQPLPVPDTDPV, encoded by the coding sequence ATGATTTCACTGTTGCCAATGGTGCTCTTTGCCCTGGTACTGGGGGGCTACTTTATCAGTACACGGATTGATGACACCCAGCACTCCTTGCTGGAGCGCGGCCAGTCCATCAGTCGCCTGCTGGCTTCCGCCTCGGAATTTGGCCTGATGCTGGGCAACCACGAGCTACTGCGCAACCTGGGCAAGGGGATGAGCCAGGAGCCTGACATTGCCGATGTCGTCTTCCTCGACAACCGCTTCGAGCTGATTACCCGCACCCGGGCATTCGATCTGCAGCTGCGGCCCCAGGGGCCCTTTGTCTACCAGGACAATACGCGCTGGTATTTTGCCCAGCCGGTGCAGGTGACCGGTATATCCTTCCAGGACTTCCCGGAATACCCCGACGCCAAGGACCGCCTGGATACCATCGGCTGGGTCCTGGTCATTCTGTCCGATGAGCAGACACGTTCGCGCCAGCGCAGCATTCTGCTCACCGGCCTGCTGCTCATGATCGGCACCTTCGCCCTGACGGGCGTCATTGCCCTGCGTTTTGGCAACCGCATAACCCAACCGATCCAGGGCCTCAGCCATGTCGTCGAGCGGCTGCAGGATGGACAGCTGGACACCCGCGCCGAAGTCTCTCTCACCGGTGAGCTGCGCACCCTGGCCCGGGGTATCAACCGCATGGCGGCCCGTATCCAGGAATCCAACGCCATGATGGAAACCAAGGTCGATACCACCACCAAACGCCTGCGCGCCACCCTGAACCACCTGGAGACCAAGAACCAGGAACTGGAAACAGCGCGCTTCAAGGCCGATAGCGCCAACCGTGCCAAGGATGAGTTTCTGGCGCGCATGAGCCATGAGCTGCGCACCCCCATGACATCGGTGCTGGGTTTTGCCCGCCTGCTGGACGACACCGACGTCAACGAGGAACAGCGTGAATACACCCGCATCATCAACCAGACGTCCACGGTACTGCTCAGCATCATCGACGACATACTTGACCTGTCAAAACTCGAATCCAACGCCATCAAGCTCGAACAGATCCCGCTGAATCCGGAGGAACTGCTGCTTGATGTGCTGGAGATGCAAGCACCGACGGCCCACGGCAAGGGCCTTGACCTTGTCCTGTACCATGCGCCCGGCACACCGGACAGACTGCAGGGGGACCCCACGCGTCTGCGCCAGATCGTTACCAACCTGGTGGCCAATGCCATCAAGTTCACCGAGAAAGGCGACGTCCAGGTGTTTACGCGGGCCGACATTCTCAGCCCACAGCAGTGCGTATTGCACATCCGGGTACAGGACTCGGGTATCGGCATTGCCGAGAGCCAGAAAAGCAAGCTGTTCAAGGCCTTTACCCAGGCCGATACCTCCATCACCCGACGCTTTGGCGGCTCTGGGCTGGGCTTGGTGATTACCCAGAAGCTGGTTGCCCTGATGGACGGCAAGATCAAGCTGGGCAGCGAACTGGGCAAGGGCACGGAAATCAGCCTGTCGATTCCCTTTAACTACAGCGAACCGGCCGCAATCCCGCTGCCGGCGGCCCTGCCCGCCAGCACTCGGATCCTGCTCTACGAGCCACATCAGCTGACGCGAAAGTCCCTCCAGGCGCTGCTGCTGCGCCAACAGCTGCATGCCGATATAGCATTGAATTTCGATGACTTTTGCCGCCGTGCCCTGCACTACAACTGCCTGATCTGGGGTGGCAGTCCAGACATGGACGCCGAGCGTGCCACCCCACTGCTGCAGCGACTGCGCCTGGTGTATCAGGCACGCCTGATTATTTTATGTGCCAACAGCGCCAGCCAGATGCGCCTGGACGACCAGACGCTGATCGTTCACAAGCCGGTACGCCCGCGCAATTTGCAGCGCGCACTCCAGCACGAGGCCTGCGCTACCCTCGTCAGCCCCGCCAGCGAAACAGCACCAAGCAGCAACCTCGACGTCCTGATTGCCGAAGACAACGACCTGAACCGCCTGCTGATCATGAAGATCCTCAGCCGGGCCGGTATTCACGCGCGACAGGCCATCAGCGGGCTGGAAGTGCTGGAGGCCGTAAAACAGCAGCAACCGGACCTGATCCTGATGGACGTGCACATGCCAGGGATGGATGGAATCGAAGCGACCCGGCGCCTGCGCACCACCCTGCCCGAATTGCCGATCATCGCACTCACGGCCAACGTAGTGCCGCGCGAACACCAGGCGCTGCAAAAGGCCGGCATCACCAAAATCATGTTCAAGCCCATCAACGAAGCGGAGCTGCTGGCGGCGGTAAAGCGTCACTGCAGCTCCCTTGCCAAAGGCCCTGTCGTTGCAACGACGGACGCTGCTGGCAGCGCGCTGGTCAGTCACAATGAGATTCTGCAGGAAATCCAGCAGCAGCTGGCCGCTTGCCAGCAAGGGGTTATGCGGCGCGACATCGCCAAGATGCGTCATCACGCCCACCAGCTGCTGGGCATCAGCGGACTCTGTGAATGGCCGGAGTTTGAAGCGCTTACCGCCGAGTTCCACCAGTGTGTGATTATCGGCAGCCCGCAGCGTGAACTCTGGCAGGCCTTCTGGCGTCTGCAACGCCTCAGCAGGCAGCCTCTGCCCGTGCCTGATACGGACCCGGTATAA
- a CDS encoding ABC transporter substrate-binding protein, with protein MSENSALYQLVAQEIGRDYRQPLELYSTDNTPPREQLDQELNIAIGARACEQLLQHGGTADLICTFIPRTTFESLVELYSNGKRRLSAVYLDQPLQRQLHLARLLVPDAKSIGTMFGPFSAASRQRFDTAAGEQQLTPISITLDESDNPIERLKPLIQQSDVFLALPDRATFNRTTAKWLLYITLQQKVPVIGFSKTYVEAGALAAVYSTPAQIGRQTGELLRELDLSAPLPPPTYPKYFNVSNNPIVARTLNLSAPDNEALRQQLEDGNP; from the coding sequence ATGAGTGAAAACAGCGCACTCTATCAGCTGGTTGCCCAGGAGATTGGTCGCGACTATCGGCAGCCCCTGGAGCTGTACAGCACCGACAACACGCCCCCCAGGGAGCAGCTTGACCAGGAGCTCAATATTGCCATTGGCGCCAGGGCATGCGAGCAGCTGCTGCAACACGGCGGCACCGCCGACCTGATCTGTACCTTTATCCCTCGCACCACCTTTGAGTCCCTGGTGGAGCTTTACAGCAACGGCAAGCGCCGCCTTAGCGCGGTATACCTCGACCAGCCACTGCAACGCCAGCTGCACCTCGCGCGCCTGCTGGTGCCCGATGCGAAAAGCATCGGTACCATGTTCGGCCCCTTTTCCGCCGCCTCCCGGCAGCGCTTCGACACAGCGGCCGGCGAGCAGCAGCTGACACCTATCTCCATCACCCTGGATGAATCGGATAACCCGATCGAGCGCCTGAAGCCCCTGATTCAGCAAAGCGATGTGTTCCTCGCCCTGCCGGACCGGGCTACATTCAACCGCACCACCGCCAAATGGCTGCTCTACATCACGCTGCAGCAGAAAGTGCCCGTCATCGGTTTTTCCAAAACCTATGTCGAAGCCGGCGCCCTGGCCGCGGTATACTCAACACCGGCCCAGATCGGCCGGCAGACCGGTGAACTGCTGCGTGAGCTGGACCTGTCCGCCCCCTTGCCGCCACCGACCTATCCGAAATACTTTAATGTCAGCAACAACCCGATCGTGGCCCGTACCCTCAATCTTTCCGCGCCAGACAACGAGGCCCTGCGCCAGCAGCTGGAGGACGGCAACCCATGA
- a CDS encoding TonB-dependent receptor plug domain-containing protein — protein sequence MKPTKPRRQPGGTALMLLVLASPGVLADGQDPAMFSEADFYAAIPEVVSATRITQKLTEAPASISLIDRDMIRASGALNIPDLLRLVPGFQAFHVNGNKFGATYHGVSDDFPRRLEVLVDGRSVYLPLLSTVDWNSLGLSLDDIERIEVVRGSNVPTHGSNAFLGAINIVTRSPYSETGTSLKVLGGSRDTRRVEGRFSMPLGNAQLRVTAGHDQNDGSDRFQDGARSEYFNLSGTLAPTLADTVLMQAGFSSGYADRGDMDSTDKPVVARDTSANYQYLRWNHIGDNSSELQLSAYHNYLDLSIAPPTVADLVEYEGLPAGFAAALLAQNPDFRLENEHGKTELYDIEVQHTQLLMADQATAVWGLGYRQEIAESGALLQERGRINEERWRLFSNLELVPTDAVTLNLGAMLESSTTSPDSPKLSPRLALNYRPDKQSVIRTAFSEAYRMPSLLEENAQSILYDPAGNVLDTVVVPNSDIAPERVKTAEIGYYRAFQAIAGHFDLRVFVEDVDSAISSYWLEYNADASDNRVRYSANNASWRNSGAEFQLRLQPVDRFWLLFNYAYLNTTDYWRDFGTPKGGLLRASKPQSPLHTASMLLNYNAAPGWDLSLAQYYMDEVEWDEGGNRERYNRTDLRLAKEWSLPAGQRLSGALIFQNLLGNRYSEFYQFNEFDQRTYLQLQLEF from the coding sequence ATGAAACCCACTAAACCACGCCGGCAGCCCGGTGGCACAGCCTTGATGCTGCTGGTTCTGGCCTCGCCCGGCGTCCTGGCCGACGGGCAGGATCCGGCCATGTTCAGCGAGGCCGACTTCTACGCGGCCATTCCCGAAGTGGTTTCCGCCACGCGCATCACCCAGAAGCTGACCGAGGCGCCGGCCTCCATCAGCCTGATCGATCGCGACATGATCCGCGCCTCCGGGGCGCTGAACATTCCGGACCTGCTGCGCCTGGTGCCGGGTTTCCAGGCATTCCATGTCAACGGCAACAAGTTCGGCGCCACCTATCACGGCGTGAGTGATGACTTTCCCCGCCGCCTCGAGGTGCTGGTGGACGGGCGTTCCGTCTACCTGCCGCTGTTGTCGACGGTCGATTGGAACTCCCTGGGGCTCAGCCTCGATGACATCGAGCGCATCGAGGTGGTACGCGGCTCCAATGTGCCCACCCACGGCTCCAATGCCTTTCTGGGCGCCATCAATATTGTTACCCGCTCCCCCTACAGTGAAACCGGCACCTCGCTCAAGGTACTGGGCGGTTCCCGGGATACCCGCCGCGTGGAAGGCCGCTTCAGCATGCCGCTTGGCAATGCCCAGCTCAGGGTGACCGCCGGCCATGACCAGAACGATGGCAGCGACCGTTTCCAGGACGGCGCACGCAGCGAGTATTTCAACCTCAGTGGCACACTGGCCCCGACCCTGGCAGACACCGTGCTGATGCAGGCTGGTTTCAGCAGTGGTTATGCCGATCGCGGCGATATGGACAGCACGGACAAACCCGTCGTTGCCCGTGATACCAGCGCCAACTACCAGTACCTGCGCTGGAACCATATCGGCGACAATAGCAGCGAGCTCCAGCTGTCGGCCTACCACAATTACCTGGATCTCTCGATTGCGCCCCCCACCGTGGCCGACCTGGTAGAATACGAAGGCCTGCCCGCCGGTTTTGCCGCCGCCCTGCTGGCGCAAAACCCGGACTTCCGTCTGGAAAACGAGCACGGCAAAACCGAACTCTACGATATCGAAGTCCAGCATACCCAACTCCTGATGGCCGACCAGGCCACAGCCGTCTGGGGCCTGGGCTACCGCCAGGAAATAGCCGAAAGCGGCGCGCTGCTGCAGGAGCGGGGGCGAATCAATGAAGAACGCTGGCGCCTGTTCAGCAATCTGGAGCTGGTACCGACCGATGCAGTTACCCTGAACCTGGGCGCCATGCTTGAGAGCAGCACCACCAGCCCCGACAGCCCGAAACTGTCACCAAGACTGGCGCTAAATTACAGGCCCGACAAGCAGTCTGTCATTCGTACGGCCTTTAGCGAGGCCTACCGCATGCCCTCGCTGCTGGAAGAGAATGCCCAGTCAATTCTTTATGACCCGGCGGGCAACGTGCTGGATACCGTCGTCGTCCCTAACTCAGATATTGCTCCCGAGCGCGTCAAGACCGCGGAAATTGGCTATTACCGGGCCTTTCAGGCGATTGCCGGCCATTTTGACCTGCGCGTTTTCGTGGAGGATGTCGACAGCGCCATCAGCAGCTACTGGCTCGAGTACAATGCAGATGCCAGCGACAACCGCGTGCGCTACAGCGCCAACAACGCCTCTTGGCGCAACAGCGGTGCCGAGTTTCAGCTGCGCCTGCAACCCGTCGATCGCTTCTGGCTGCTGTTCAATTACGCCTACCTCAATACCACCGACTACTGGCGCGACTTTGGCACGCCCAAGGGTGGCCTGCTGCGCGCCTCGAAACCCCAGTCGCCGTTACACACGGCCTCCATGCTGCTGAACTACAATGCCGCACCTGGCTGGGATCTCAGCCTGGCGCAGTACTACATGGATGAGGTGGAGTGGGATGAGGGCGGTAACAGGGAGCGCTACAACCGCACCGACCTTCGCCTGGCCAAAGAATGGAGTCTGCCGGCGGGCCAGCGCCTGTCGGGCGCACTGATTTTCCAGAACCTGCTGGGCAACAGGTACTCGGAATTTTACCAGTTTAATGAATTCGACCAACGGACCTATCTGCAACTGCAACTCGAATTCTGA
- a CDS encoding HD-GYP domain-containing protein gives MVRISPGNYSFPNKPGKLGDGEWALGRQHAAFTEDILIRIGAFSHLARIAGAHHERLDGQGYPRGLDATSISLETRIITTADIFDAITADRPYRGPIPTPAALAIMEAEIGSAIDADCFNALKAALRLLEQNNLSTEPA, from the coding sequence ATGGTGCGGATATCGCCAGGGAATTACAGTTTTCCGAACAAGCCCGGCAAACTGGGCGACGGCGAATGGGCCCTGGGACGCCAGCACGCCGCCTTTACCGAAGATATCCTGATCCGTATCGGCGCCTTTTCCCATCTGGCCAGGATTGCCGGTGCCCATCATGAACGTCTTGACGGCCAGGGCTACCCCCGCGGCCTCGACGCAACCAGCATCAGCCTGGAAACCCGCATTATCACCACGGCCGACATCTTTGACGCCATTACCGCTGATCGGCCTTACCGCGGCCCCATTCCCACCCCGGCGGCACTGGCCATCATGGAAGCGGAAATTGGCAGTGCCATCGATGCCGACTGTTTCAATGCCCTCAAGGCGGCACTGCGCCTGCTGGAACAGAATAACCTCAGTACCGAACCGGCCTAG
- a CDS encoding sulfite exporter TauE/SafE family protein — protein MELLDWLRPDGLAQGEFLFLIAISALTSAMTAMMGVGGGAVLIAVMANIMPPVAVIPVHGTVQLGSNLGRVLTMQQHIRWPLVGWFALGCLLGSVLGGQIAVSIPTHWLKLIIGSFILYSCWLPLRTRLGGGRSGILLGAVTAFVGMFVGVTATFVIATLRNTLPERMELVGTMAALMAVQHALKALVFGLFGFAFFDWLGLVLLMIITGFAGTLLGKKALERTPSEYFSRGLKLVLTLLALKLLWDGASLWF, from the coding sequence ATGGAATTACTGGACTGGCTGAGGCCCGACGGGCTGGCGCAGGGAGAGTTTCTTTTTCTGATTGCTATCAGTGCCCTCACGTCGGCCATGACGGCCATGATGGGGGTGGGTGGCGGCGCCGTGCTGATTGCCGTAATGGCTAATATCATGCCACCGGTTGCCGTTATTCCGGTACACGGCACCGTGCAGCTGGGGTCGAACCTCGGCCGTGTCCTGACCATGCAGCAGCATATCCGCTGGCCTCTGGTGGGCTGGTTTGCGCTGGGCTGCCTGCTCGGCAGTGTGCTGGGCGGGCAAATTGCGGTGAGCATACCGACGCACTGGCTCAAGCTGATTATCGGCAGTTTTATCCTTTACAGTTGCTGGCTGCCGCTGCGCACCCGCCTGGGCGGCGGCAGGTCCGGCATACTGCTGGGAGCGGTGACGGCCTTTGTCGGCATGTTTGTCGGGGTGACCGCCACCTTTGTGATTGCCACGCTGCGCAATACCCTGCCCGAGCGCATGGAGCTGGTGGGCACCATGGCCGCGCTGATGGCGGTACAGCATGCCCTGAAGGCGCTGGTGTTCGGCCTGTTCGGCTTTGCGTTTTTCGACTGGCTGGGGCTGGTGCTATTGATGATCATCACCGGCTTTGCCGGTACCCTGCTGGGGAAAAAGGCCCTGGAGCGGACGCCCAGTGAGTACTTTTCCAGGGGGCTCAAGCTGGTCCTGACGCTGCTGGCCCTGAAACTGCTATGGGACGGTGCCAGCCTATGGTTCTAG
- a CDS encoding dienelactone hydrolase family protein, whose translation MTENVDGTGPKIPQQAFDWYDEYAHGDIDRRTFLKRLGTLGVAGLSLSAVAGALIPNYALAEQVSFNDPDIKASYIEFDAPDGHGRARGYLVVPAGVSAEKPAPAVLVAHENRGLNPYVEDVARRLAKAGYVALAPDALFSLGGYPGNDDEGRAMQKTLDGGKIEGDFVAAAKLLKAHELSTGKVGMVGFCFGGYLSNQLAALLPDTIVAAAPYYGTPPKADIANIKAAMQLHFAALDERVNGYWPDYEKALKAANTDYEAFVYPDVNHGFHNDSTARYDEARAEQAWQRTLEFFKAQLS comes from the coding sequence ATGACTGAAAACGTAGATGGGACCGGCCCCAAGATTCCGCAGCAGGCCTTTGACTGGTACGACGAATACGCCCACGGTGATATTGATCGACGTACCTTTTTAAAACGCCTGGGCACCCTGGGGGTTGCAGGGCTAAGCCTGAGTGCGGTGGCCGGGGCGCTGATACCGAACTACGCGCTGGCGGAGCAGGTATCCTTCAATGATCCCGACATCAAGGCCAGCTATATCGAGTTCGATGCGCCGGACGGGCATGGCCGGGCGCGGGGCTACCTTGTGGTTCCGGCAGGCGTTTCCGCGGAGAAGCCGGCGCCTGCGGTGCTGGTGGCCCATGAAAACCGCGGCCTCAACCCCTATGTCGAAGATGTGGCACGGCGTCTTGCGAAAGCGGGCTACGTTGCGCTGGCCCCCGATGCACTGTTTTCGCTGGGGGGCTATCCGGGCAACGATGACGAAGGTCGAGCCATGCAGAAAACCCTGGATGGCGGCAAGATCGAAGGCGACTTCGTTGCTGCGGCCAAATTGCTGAAGGCGCACGAGCTGAGCACCGGCAAGGTCGGCATGGTTGGGTTCTGCTTCGGTGGTTACCTGAGTAACCAGCTAGCGGCGTTATTGCCGGACACCATCGTGGCCGCCGCACCCTATTACGGCACGCCGCCAAAGGCCGATATTGCCAACATCAAGGCGGCCATGCAGTTGCATTTCGCGGCGCTGGATGAGCGTGTGAATGGTTACTGGCCGGATTACGAGAAGGCACTGAAAGCGGCAAATACTGACTATGAGGCTTTTGTCTATCCTGACGTCAATCATGGTTTCCATAACGACTCCACCGCCCGTTATGACGAGGCCCGTGCCGAGCAGGCCTGGCAGCGCACGCTGGAATTTTTCAAAGCCCAGCTGAGCTGA